The following proteins come from a genomic window of Emys orbicularis isolate rEmyOrb1 chromosome 9, rEmyOrb1.hap1, whole genome shotgun sequence:
- the VAMP7 gene encoding vesicle-associated membrane protein 7, which produces MAILFVVVARGTTILAKHAWCGGNFLEVTEQILAKIPSENNKLTYSHGNYLFHYICQDRIIYLCITDDNFERSRAFSFLNEIKKRFQTTYGSRAQTALPYAMNSEFSSILAAQLKHHSENKGTDQMVETQAQVDELKGIMVRNIDLVAQRGEKLELLIDKTENLVDSSVTFKTTSRNLARAMCMKNLKLTIIITVVSIVVIYIIVSAACGGLTWPSCVQK; this is translated from the exons ATGGCCATCCTGTTTGTCGTTGTTGCCAGAGGCACGACCATCCTTGCCAAACATGCCTGGTGTGGAGGGAACTTCCTGGAGGTGACGGAGCAGATCCTGGCAAAGATACCATCAGAGAACAACAAACTCACCTACTCACATGGAAA TTATCTATTTCATTATATCTGCCAAGACCGGATTATATACCTATGTATCACAGATGAT aACTTTGAACGTTCCAGAGCCTTCAGTTTCCTGAATGAAATCAAAAAGAGATTTCAGACTACGTACGGTTCAAGAGCACAGACAGCACTTCCATATGCCATGAACAGCGAATTCTCCAGTATCTTGGCTGCACAGCTG AAACACCACTCAGAGAACAAGGGCACTGATCAGATGGTGGAGACACAAGCCCAGGTTGATGAACTTAAAGGAATCATGGTCCGAAACATAG ACCTGGTGGCCCAAAGAGGAGAGAAGCTGGAGCTGCTGATAGACAAAACGGAGAATCTAGTGGATTCA TCTGTCACATTCAAAACTACCAGCAGGAACCTGGCCAGAGCCATGTGTATGAAGAACCTCAAGCTTACCATCATCATCACAGTAGTATCAATT